The proteins below are encoded in one region of Pseudomonas anguilliseptica:
- a CDS encoding PAS domain-containing hybrid sensor histidine kinase/response regulator, with protein sequence MSIKESYAVVAANKWSITSLLVGLAISIVVAVGLAQFNHREAVEAVKAAAEKSADAVVNRIKLYQYVLRGARGSIQSMDEKAITREGFDRYSRTRNVEVEFPGARGFGFIRRVAPQSEAAFLAQARADGWPDFAIRQLAPHDAERYVIQYISPVEPNRVAIGLDIASEANRREAARSAMLSGEVRLSGPITLVQATGQPQQSFLILMPIYRGGVDPDTIEAREAQAFGWSYAPLSMGEVLKGIRPPEQAVSLELRDITEPTQSVVFYNDEDERAQKVVLSQTLERDVYGRRWQVQFGVHPLFISQLRQFSPLLALSLGFIVSVLLAALVGVLSISHTRQQQVIAEQGKLAAIVESSADGIIGKNLDGTVTSWNKGAERLFGFSAKEAIGRRLIELVIPEALKDEETEILSTVKAGEHVPSFNTLRQDKYGKLIHVSVAVSPIRNSAGQVVGASKTVRDNTKQVAADAKIHELNNSLEAQVVQRTAELRESNLLLSNVLRSASEVAIIATDREGIIRLFNAGAECMLGYKAQELIDKSSSASFHLGQEVAARSLELTAQYGQVIEGFRVFVHKAELEGAETREWTYVRKDGSHLPVSLAVTAIRDDDGNINGYLGMAVDLTAAKDSEAAVAAARDQLLMAADVAELGIWSWTLADNSLSWNDRMFELYGQPLSLRDNGLNYEHWYSRVHPDDVLMAAKQLQGAVEKGEVYDPVFRVVRPDGSVSVVQAGAQVERDEQGLALRVTGINRDITVQRELQARLLDAKEQADAASAAKSSFLANMSHEIRTPMNAVLGMLHLVQNTELNTRQLDYISKAETAAKSLLGLLNDILDYSKIEAGKLLLDAHSFEPEPLMRDLATVLSGNQGGKDVEVMFDLDPELPSILFGDSLRLQQVLINLAGNALKFTPQGQVVVSFEQLQRRGDEVRVRIEVTDTGIGINPEQLKRIFDGFTQAEASTSRRFGGTGLGLVICKRLINLMGGELQVSSEVGAGSRFWFDVDLGIFQAVPLRELCPGADQPLRLLVVDDNEVAGYLLLRTAEALGWQADLVHDGLEAVERVQQMQHAGNGYDVILMDWRMPSMDGLSAARLIRQQSQGQHTPVIVMLTAYGREVLSEAQQGGDAPFAEFLSKPVTPQLLADTIQRVLTGVGAPQPTVVALRAAQPKRLAGLRLLVVEDNMLNRQVAFELLKGEGAEVALAEGGLEGVQIIIEGAEAFDAVLMDVQMPDIDGLEATRRVRGDARCGAVKIIAMTANASLSDEQECRAAGMNDHLGKPIDLERMVATLLRHTGREGVASSAQVQAEPHDSVVESATSIGQRFGGNLQLIRTVLSSFAPEQTKQLVRLQEQVEQRNAAGAAAVLHAIKGSSGTMGAWALSQLAGELEQQLLHADEATKAQLLAEGSFIEELHELLRSSDQALKVMFELPNELPSADIESVGLPLEQWREALQDILQLLDAGNMQAIAQSEALLAQTSHELRPQFGKFLDLVQSLDFAASLLAGHELLHSV encoded by the coding sequence ATGTCAATAAAAGAGAGTTACGCCGTCGTTGCGGCCAATAAATGGTCCATCACCAGCCTGCTTGTCGGGTTGGCTATCAGCATCGTTGTAGCTGTGGGGCTTGCTCAGTTCAATCATCGGGAGGCTGTTGAGGCTGTAAAGGCTGCTGCTGAGAAATCCGCTGATGCAGTGGTTAATCGCATAAAGCTTTATCAGTATGTTTTGCGAGGGGCTCGTGGCTCGATTCAGTCCATGGACGAGAAAGCTATCACCCGTGAAGGTTTTGACCGCTACAGCAGGACGCGCAACGTTGAAGTGGAGTTCCCGGGCGCGCGTGGGTTTGGCTTTATTCGTCGCGTTGCCCCGCAGAGTGAAGCTGCGTTTTTGGCCCAGGCGCGTGCTGATGGCTGGCCAGATTTTGCCATCCGCCAGCTTGCGCCCCATGACGCCGAACGTTATGTCATCCAATACATCAGCCCGGTCGAGCCCAACAGGGTAGCCATTGGTCTGGACATCGCCTCCGAGGCTAATCGACGGGAGGCTGCACGTTCCGCCATGCTGAGTGGTGAAGTGCGTCTGTCAGGGCCCATTACGCTGGTGCAGGCCACTGGCCAGCCGCAGCAATCCTTCCTGATCCTGATGCCGATCTACCGTGGTGGAGTGGATCCCGACACCATTGAAGCGCGTGAAGCGCAAGCGTTTGGCTGGAGCTATGCGCCATTGAGTATGGGCGAAGTGCTCAAAGGCATACGCCCGCCGGAGCAGGCAGTTAGCCTTGAGTTACGTGACATTACCGAACCCACACAAAGTGTCGTGTTTTATAACGATGAGGATGAACGTGCTCAGAAGGTTGTTCTCTCTCAGACGCTTGAGCGCGATGTGTATGGCCGGCGCTGGCAGGTGCAGTTTGGCGTGCACCCGCTGTTTATCAGCCAACTTCGCCAGTTTTCTCCGTTACTGGCGCTGAGTCTTGGCTTCATCGTTTCTGTGTTATTAGCCGCCTTGGTAGGTGTGCTAAGTATCAGTCACACACGTCAGCAGCAAGTGATCGCGGAACAAGGCAAATTGGCCGCCATTGTTGAAAGTTCGGCCGATGGCATTATTGGTAAAAACCTAGATGGCACGGTGACCAGCTGGAATAAAGGTGCCGAGAGGCTGTTTGGGTTTAGTGCGAAGGAGGCGATAGGGCGACGCCTTATTGAATTGGTTATTCCTGAGGCGCTAAAAGATGAAGAGACAGAGATTCTTTCCACAGTTAAAGCGGGTGAGCACGTCCCCAGCTTTAATACCCTACGCCAAGATAAATACGGCAAGTTGATTCACGTTTCGGTTGCCGTTTCGCCTATTCGTAACTCTGCGGGCCAAGTCGTTGGGGCGTCGAAAACCGTCCGGGATAACACTAAGCAAGTGGCCGCTGATGCGAAAATTCATGAGCTCAATAACAGTCTTGAGGCTCAGGTCGTTCAGCGCACAGCGGAGCTGCGTGAGAGCAACTTGTTGTTGAGTAATGTGCTGCGCTCGGCCTCGGAAGTAGCAATTATTGCGACTGACCGGGAGGGCATCATTCGGTTATTCAATGCCGGTGCCGAGTGCATGCTGGGTTATAAGGCGCAAGAGCTGATCGATAAGAGCAGCTCTGCCAGCTTCCATCTCGGTCAAGAGGTGGCGGCTCGCTCGCTTGAATTGACTGCGCAATATGGCCAAGTGATTGAAGGGTTCCGAGTATTTGTGCACAAGGCCGAACTAGAGGGGGCGGAAACACGTGAGTGGACCTACGTGCGTAAGGACGGCTCGCATTTACCGGTATCCCTGGCTGTTACGGCCATACGTGATGATGATGGCAATATCAACGGCTATCTGGGTATGGCAGTGGATTTGACTGCCGCCAAGGATTCTGAAGCTGCCGTTGCTGCAGCGCGTGATCAGTTGTTGATGGCAGCAGATGTGGCTGAGCTGGGTATCTGGTCCTGGACCCTGGCGGACAACTCCCTTAGTTGGAACGACCGCATGTTTGAGCTATACGGTCAGCCGCTCAGCCTGCGTGACAACGGCTTGAACTATGAACACTGGTATTCACGTGTTCACCCCGACGATGTTTTGATGGCCGCCAAGCAGCTGCAAGGTGCGGTGGAAAAAGGCGAGGTTTATGACCCCGTCTTCCGCGTAGTCCGTCCGGATGGTTCGGTGTCTGTTGTCCAGGCCGGCGCCCAAGTTGAGCGTGATGAACAAGGCCTGGCATTACGGGTTACTGGCATCAATCGCGACATTACCGTGCAGCGCGAGCTGCAAGCCCGTTTGCTGGATGCCAAGGAACAAGCGGATGCTGCCAGCGCAGCCAAGTCATCATTCCTGGCCAATATGAGTCACGAAATTCGCACGCCGATGAATGCGGTATTGGGCATGCTGCATTTGGTGCAGAACACCGAGTTGAATACGCGCCAGCTGGACTACATCAGCAAAGCTGAAACGGCCGCCAAGTCGTTGCTGGGGTTACTCAACGACATCCTCGACTATTCCAAGATTGAAGCGGGCAAGTTGCTGCTTGATGCACACTCTTTTGAGCCAGAGCCCTTGATGCGCGACTTGGCCACTGTTTTGTCTGGAAACCAGGGCGGCAAGGATGTTGAAGTCATGTTTGACCTCGACCCTGAGCTACCCAGCATATTATTTGGCGATAGCCTGCGTTTGCAGCAGGTGTTGATCAACCTGGCAGGGAATGCGCTCAAATTCACCCCGCAAGGACAGGTCGTTGTCAGTTTTGAGCAATTGCAGCGCCGGGGTGATGAGGTGCGTGTTCGCATCGAGGTCACTGACACCGGAATCGGCATAAATCCTGAGCAGCTGAAGCGTATCTTTGATGGTTTCACCCAGGCTGAAGCCTCCACCTCGAGGCGTTTTGGTGGAACAGGACTGGGTTTGGTGATCTGCAAACGCTTGATCAACCTCATGGGCGGTGAGCTGCAGGTTAGCAGTGAGGTGGGGGCGGGCAGCCGCTTTTGGTTTGATGTCGATTTAGGGATATTTCAGGCCGTGCCGTTGCGCGAGCTTTGCCCAGGTGCTGACCAGCCATTACGCTTGCTGGTGGTCGACGATAATGAAGTGGCCGGATATCTGCTGCTGCGTACAGCCGAGGCTCTGGGTTGGCAGGCTGATCTGGTGCACGATGGCCTCGAAGCCGTGGAGCGGGTGCAACAGATGCAGCACGCGGGCAATGGCTATGACGTGATTCTAATGGATTGGCGCATGCCTTCCATGGACGGTTTGAGCGCCGCGCGCCTGATTCGCCAGCAGAGCCAGGGGCAGCATACACCTGTGATCGTCATGCTCACGGCCTATGGTCGTGAGGTGTTGTCTGAAGCGCAGCAGGGGGGGGATGCACCGTTTGCGGAGTTCCTCAGCAAGCCGGTAACTCCTCAGTTATTGGCCGATACGATTCAGCGTGTATTGACGGGCGTGGGCGCGCCTCAACCAACGGTCGTAGCGCTGCGTGCCGCACAGCCAAAGCGCTTGGCTGGACTGCGTTTGTTAGTCGTCGAAGACAATATGCTTAACCGCCAAGTGGCGTTCGAGTTGCTAAAAGGAGAGGGCGCTGAGGTGGCTCTTGCCGAGGGTGGCCTTGAGGGCGTGCAGATTATCATCGAGGGAGCGGAGGCCTTCGATGCCGTGTTGATGGACGTCCAGATGCCAGATATCGACGGCCTGGAGGCGACAAGGCGGGTCCGTGGTGATGCTCGATGTGGCGCGGTAAAGATCATTGCCATGACGGCCAATGCGTCCTTATCCGATGAACAAGAATGCCGAGCGGCAGGGATGAATGATCACCTCGGCAAGCCAATAGATCTGGAAAGAATGGTCGCCACGCTGTTGCGTCATACTGGCCGCGAAGGCGTTGCATCATCAGCCCAGGTGCAAGCAGAGCCACACGACTCTGTGGTGGAGTCTGCCACTTCGATCGGGCAACGCTTTGGCGGTAATCTTCAGTTGATTCGCACGGTGTTGAGCAGTTTCGCACCAGAGCAAACCAAGCAACTCGTTCGGCTGCAGGAGCAGGTTGAGCAGCGTAATGCTGCCGGTGCTGCCGCTGTTCTACATGCCATTAAAGGCAGTAGCGGCACCATGGGGGCGTGGGCCCTGTCGCAACTGGCGGGTGAGCTGGAGCAGCAGTTACTGCATGCCGATGAAGCCACCAAGGCACAGCTGCTAGCCGAGGGTAGTTTCATTGAGGAACTGCATGAGTTGCTACGCAGCAGTGATCAGGCGCTGAAGGTTATGTTTGAGTTGCCTAATGAGTTGCCGTCAGCCGATATTGAGTCTGTTGGTTTACCGCTGGAACAGTGGCGTGAGGCCCTGCAGGATATTCTGCAGTTGTTAGACGCGGGCAATATGCAGGCAATCGCCCAAAGCGAGGCATTGTTGGCGCAGACCTCACATGAATTGCGGCCACAATTTGGCAAGTTTTTAGACTTGGTGCAATCCTTAGACTTTGCTGCATCTTTATTGGCTGGGCATGAACTGCTGCATTCGGTCTGA
- a CDS encoding diguanylate cyclase domain-containing protein, which produces MQTWLKATRQKPKLLLVDDQRVNILVLYELFRDECEIFMATDGEQALQSCRTVLPDLVLLDVHMDGLDGHEVCRRLKDDPETRDIPIIFVTAQGEEQDEVRGFELGAVDFIVKPINPVIVKARVNTHLTLKQQTDILRSFALLDGLTGVANRRKFDEELALNWRQCQREQAPLSVILIDVDHFKRYNDRYGHLQGDVGLQAVAKALGSAIRRPYDLLARYGGEEFACVLPKTNLIDAVKIAECMQAAVRALKLEHLDSAVDQVLTVSLGVATIVPTAGTTSETVVAEADRQLYQAKQAGRARVSSCSLADMQ; this is translated from the coding sequence ATGCAAACTTGGTTAAAAGCCACCCGGCAGAAGCCCAAGCTGCTTCTGGTGGATGATCAGCGCGTTAATATCCTCGTGCTGTATGAACTGTTTCGTGACGAGTGCGAAATTTTTATGGCTACCGACGGTGAGCAAGCGTTGCAGAGCTGCCGCACCGTATTGCCGGATTTAGTACTGCTTGATGTGCATATGGATGGGCTGGACGGTCACGAGGTATGCCGTCGTCTTAAAGACGATCCAGAAACACGCGACATCCCGATCATCTTTGTTACCGCTCAGGGCGAAGAGCAGGATGAAGTGCGCGGTTTTGAGTTGGGCGCGGTGGATTTCATCGTCAAACCGATCAACCCCGTCATTGTAAAAGCGCGGGTTAACACCCATCTGACGCTTAAACAGCAAACTGACATCTTGCGCTCCTTCGCGCTTTTGGATGGTCTGACAGGTGTTGCCAATCGACGTAAATTCGATGAAGAGCTGGCTCTTAATTGGCGGCAATGCCAGCGAGAGCAAGCGCCGTTGTCAGTGATCTTGATTGATGTTGATCACTTCAAGCGTTACAACGACCGTTATGGCCATCTACAAGGGGACGTTGGCTTGCAGGCTGTTGCCAAAGCACTGGGTAGTGCTATCAGACGGCCATACGATTTATTAGCGCGTTATGGCGGCGAAGAGTTTGCCTGTGTGCTGCCCAAAACCAATCTGATTGATGCCGTAAAGATTGCGGAATGTATGCAAGCAGCCGTGCGGGCACTCAAGCTTGAGCACTTAGATTCTGCAGTAGATCAGGTACTGACCGTTTCGCTTGGGGTTGCGACTATTGTGCCTACTGCTGGGACGACATCCGAAACGGTTGTAGCGGAAGCTGATCGGCAGCTCTATCAGGCCAAGCAAGCGGGGCGCGCTCGCGTTAGTTCGTGCTCGCTGGCTGATATGCAGTAA
- the tnpB gene encoding IS66 family insertion sequence element accessory protein TnpB (TnpB, as the term is used for proteins encoded by IS66 family insertion elements, is considered an accessory protein, since TnpC, encoded by a neighboring gene, is a DDE family transposase.), whose amino-acid sequence MLSSNFFLEPAVMMRPDAKVEKVYLYPKPVDFRKSIDGLAALVELDIKVAVFDPVLFVFLNRARSRVKILYWERNGFCLWLKRLEAERFKSHPEPGEDAIVLTAQELNWLLDGIDLWRNRPHQVLTPRFVT is encoded by the coding sequence ATGCTGAGCTCCAATTTCTTTCTGGAGCCAGCCGTCATGATGCGCCCCGACGCCAAAGTCGAAAAAGTCTATCTATACCCCAAGCCGGTGGATTTCCGAAAATCCATCGATGGCCTGGCCGCCCTGGTCGAGCTGGATATCAAGGTGGCGGTGTTCGACCCGGTGCTGTTCGTCTTCCTCAACCGCGCGCGCAGCCGGGTGAAGATTTTGTATTGGGAGCGCAACGGCTTTTGCCTGTGGCTCAAGCGATTGGAGGCTGAACGCTTCAAGTCGCATCCGGAACCTGGCGAAGATGCGATCGTGCTGACGGCCCAGGAGTTGAACTGGTTGTTGGACGGTATCGACCTGTGGCGCAACCGGCCGCACCAGGTTTTGACCCCTAGGTTCGTCACCTGA
- the tnpC gene encoding IS66 family transposase, translating to MISVPETLPDDPAALKQLLAEVLSSAQELAKDKDGQIERLREQNALLIQRLFGRKSEQSSDPDSPQLEMFNEAESLAEAAAEAPAAEVEEEVVAPTKRRGKRKPLPAELPRVEVIHELPEHELTCECGCRKQAIGEETSEQLEIIPMQVQVIRHIRKTYACKACESAPVTADKPAQLIEKSLASPSVLAMLLTSKYADGIPLYRFEKMLSRHGIDIPRQTLARWVIQCGELLQPLLNLMRDRLLDSPVIHCDETRVQVLKEPGRDPSSHSWMWVQTGGPPGKPVILFDYTTSRAQEVPLRLLDGYRGYLMTDDYAGYNAVAAQQGVERLACWAHARRKFVEAQKVQPKGKTGRADIALGMINKLYGIERELKDASDEQRYRGRQQHSLPLLDQLKTWLEKTQPQVTAQNALGKAVNYLASNWSRLERYIEAGHLPIDNNAAERAIRPFVIGRKNWLFSDTPKGATASAQLYSLVETAKTNGQEPYAWLRHVLERLPLANSVEAYEALLPWNCQPTTPL from the coding sequence ATGATTTCTGTGCCCGAAACCCTTCCTGATGACCCCGCCGCGCTCAAGCAATTGCTCGCTGAGGTGTTGTCGTCGGCGCAGGAATTGGCCAAGGACAAGGATGGGCAGATCGAGCGCCTGCGCGAACAAAACGCGCTGTTGATCCAGCGCCTGTTCGGCCGTAAATCCGAGCAGAGCAGCGACCCGGATTCACCGCAGCTAGAGATGTTCAACGAAGCGGAAAGCCTGGCCGAAGCGGCGGCTGAAGCTCCGGCCGCTGAGGTCGAGGAAGAAGTCGTTGCGCCGACCAAGCGCCGCGGCAAGCGCAAGCCGTTACCGGCCGAACTACCGCGTGTCGAGGTCATCCACGAACTGCCCGAACACGAACTGACCTGCGAATGCGGTTGCCGCAAGCAGGCCATCGGCGAAGAAACCAGCGAGCAGCTGGAAATCATCCCGATGCAGGTTCAGGTGATCCGCCACATTCGCAAGACCTATGCCTGCAAGGCCTGCGAAAGCGCGCCGGTCACCGCTGACAAGCCGGCCCAACTGATCGAGAAAAGCCTGGCCAGCCCGAGCGTGCTGGCGATGCTGCTGACCAGCAAATACGCCGACGGCATCCCACTGTATCGCTTCGAAAAGATGCTCAGTCGCCATGGCATCGACATCCCCCGGCAGACCCTGGCGCGCTGGGTGATCCAGTGCGGCGAACTGCTACAACCGTTGCTCAACCTGATGCGCGACAGGCTGCTGGACAGTCCGGTGATCCACTGCGATGAAACCCGCGTGCAGGTGCTCAAGGAGCCTGGGCGCGATCCGAGCAGCCACTCCTGGATGTGGGTGCAGACCGGTGGCCCGCCTGGCAAACCGGTGATCCTCTTCGACTACACAACCAGCCGCGCGCAGGAGGTGCCGCTGCGCCTGCTCGACGGTTATCGCGGCTACCTGATGACCGACGATTACGCCGGCTACAACGCCGTGGCCGCACAACAAGGTGTTGAACGCCTGGCCTGCTGGGCGCATGCGCGGCGCAAGTTCGTCGAAGCGCAAAAGGTGCAACCGAAGGGCAAAACCGGGCGTGCCGACATCGCGTTGGGGATGATCAACAAGCTCTACGGCATCGAGCGCGAACTTAAGGATGCCAGCGATGAACAGCGCTACCGGGGCCGCCAGCAGCACAGCCTACCGCTCCTCGATCAGCTCAAGACCTGGCTGGAGAAAACCCAGCCGCAGGTCACGGCGCAGAATGCCCTGGGCAAAGCAGTGAACTACCTGGCGAGCAACTGGAGCCGACTCGAACGCTACATCGAGGCTGGCCACCTGCCGATCGATAACAACGCTGCCGAGCGCGCGATCCGGCCCTTCGTCATAGGTCGCAAGAACTGGCTGTTCAGCGACACGCCGAAAGGCGCGACCGCCAGCGCCCAACTCTACAGCCTGGTGGAAACCGCCAAGACCAATGGCCAGGAGCCCTACGCCTGGTTGCGCCATGTCCTCGAACGCCTGCCGCTGGCCAACAGCGTTGAAGCCTACGAAGCGCTGCTGCCTTGGAACTGCCAACCAACGACGCCACTGTAA
- the tnpC gene encoding IS66 family transposase, with protein MISVPETLPDDPAALKQLLAEVLSSAQELAKDKDGQIERLREQNALLIQRLFGRKSEQSSDPDSPQLEMFNEAESLAEAAAEAPAAEVEEEVVAPTKRRGKRKPLPAELPRVEVIHELPEHELTCECGCRKQAIGEETSEQLEIIPMQVQVIRHIRKTYACKACESAPVTADKPAQLIEKRLASPSVLAMLLTSKYADGIPLYRFEKMLSRHGIDIPRQTLARWVIQCGELLQPLLNLMRDRLLDSPVIHCDETRVQVLKEPGRDPSSHSWMWVQTGGPPGKPVILFDYTTSRAQEVPLRLLDGYRGYLMTDDYAGYNAVAAQQGVERLACWAHARRKFVEAQKVQPKGKTGRADIALGMINKLYGIERELKDASDEQRYRGRQQHSLPLLDQLKTWLEKPQPQVTAQNALGKAVNYLASNWSRLERYIEAGHLQIDNNAAERAIRPFVIGRKNWLFSDTPKGATASAQLYSLVETAKTNGQEPYAWLRHVLERLPLANSVEAYEALLPWNCQPTTPL; from the coding sequence ATGATTTCTGTGCCCGAAACCCTTCCTGATGACCCCGCCGCGCTCAAGCAATTGCTCGCTGAGGTGTTGTCGTCGGCGCAGGAATTGGCCAAGGACAAGGATGGGCAGATCGAGCGCCTGCGCGAACAAAACGCGCTGTTGATCCAGCGCCTGTTCGGCCGTAAATCCGAGCAGAGCAGCGACCCGGATTCACCGCAGCTAGAGATGTTCAACGAAGCGGAAAGCCTGGCCGAAGCGGCGGCTGAAGCTCCGGCCGCTGAGGTCGAGGAAGAAGTCGTTGCGCCGACCAAGCGCCGCGGCAAGCGCAAGCCGTTACCGGCCGAACTACCGCGTGTCGAGGTCATCCACGAACTGCCCGAACACGAACTGACCTGCGAATGCGGTTGCCGCAAGCAGGCCATCGGCGAAGAAACCAGCGAGCAGCTGGAAATCATCCCGATGCAGGTTCAGGTGATCCGCCACATTCGCAAGACCTATGCCTGCAAGGCCTGCGAAAGCGCGCCGGTCACCGCTGACAAACCGGCCCAACTGATCGAGAAAAGGCTGGCCAGCCCGAGCGTGCTGGCGATGCTGCTGACCAGCAAATACGCCGACGGCATCCCACTGTATCGCTTCGAAAAGATGCTCAGTCGCCATGGCATCGACATCCCCCGGCAGACCCTGGCGCGCTGGGTGATCCAGTGCGGCGAACTGCTACAACCGTTGCTCAACCTGATGCGCGACAGGCTGCTGGACAGTCCGGTGATCCACTGCGATGAAACCCGCGTGCAGGTGCTCAAGGAGCCTGGGCGCGATCCGAGCAGCCACTCCTGGATGTGGGTGCAGACCGGTGGCCCGCCTGGCAAACCGGTGATCCTCTTCGACTACACAACCAGCCGCGCGCAGGAGGTGCCGCTGCGCCTGCTCGACGGTTATCGCGGCTACCTGATGACCGACGATTACGCCGGCTACAACGCCGTGGCCGCACAACAAGGTGTTGAGCGCCTGGCCTGCTGGGCGCATGCGCGGCGCAAGTTCGTCGAAGCGCAAAAGGTGCAACCGAAGGGCAAAACCGGGCGTGCCGACATCGCGTTGGGGATGATCAACAAGCTCTACGGCATCGAGCGCGAACTTAAGGATGCCAGCGATGAACAGCGCTACCGGGGCCGCCAGCAGCACAGCCTACCGCTTCTCGATCAGCTCAAGACCTGGCTGGAGAAACCCCAGCCGCAGGTCACGGCGCAGAATGCCCTGGGCAAAGCAGTGAACTACCTGGCGAGCAACTGGAGCCGACTCGAACGCTACATCGAGGCTGGCCACCTGCAGATCGATAACAACGCTGCCGAGCGCGCGATCCGGCCCTTCGTCATAGGTCGCAAGAACTGGCTGTTCAGCGACACGCCGAAAGGCGCGACCGCCAGCGCCCAACTCTACAGCCTGGTGGAAACCGCCAAGACCAATGGCCAGGAGCCCTACGCCTGGCTGCGCCATGTCCTCGAACGCCTGCCGCTGGCCAACAGCGTTGAAGCCTACGAAGCGCTGCTGCCTTGGAACTGCCAACCAACGACGCCACTGTAA
- the tnpC gene encoding IS66 family transposase, whose translation MISVPETLPDDPAALKQLLAEVLSSAQELAKDKDGQIERLREQNALLIQRLFGRKSEQSSDPDSPQLEMFNEAESLAEAAAEAPAAEVEEEVVAPTKRRGKRKPLPAELPRVEVIHELPEHELTCECGCRKQAIGEETSEQLEIIPMQVQVIRHIRKTYACKACESAPVTADKPAQLIEKRLASPSVLAMLLTSKYADGIPLYRFEKMLSRHGIDIPRQTLARWVIQCGELLQPLLNLMRDRLLDSPVIHCDETRVQVLKEPGRDPSSHSWMWVQTGGPPGKPVILFDYTTSRAQEVPLRLLDGYRGYLMTDDYAGYNAVAAQQGVERLACWAHARRKFVEAQKVQPKGKTGRADIALGMINKLYGIERELKDASDEQRYRGRQQHSLPLLDQLKTWLEKTQPQVTAQNALGKAVNYLASNWSRLERYIEAGHLPIDNNAAERAIRPFVIGRKNWLFSDTPKGATASAQLYSLVETAKTNGQEPYAWLRHVLERLPLANSVEAYEALLPWNCQPTTPL comes from the coding sequence ATGATTTCTGTGCCCGAAACCCTTCCTGATGACCCCGCCGCGCTCAAGCAATTGCTCGCTGAGGTGTTGTCGTCGGCGCAGGAATTGGCCAAGGACAAGGATGGGCAGATCGAGCGCCTGCGCGAACAAAACGCGCTGTTGATCCAGCGCCTGTTCGGCCGTAAATCCGAGCAGAGCAGCGACCCGGATTCACCGCAGCTAGAGATGTTCAACGAAGCGGAAAGCCTGGCCGAAGCGGCGGCTGAAGCTCCGGCCGCTGAGGTCGAGGAAGAAGTCGTTGCGCCGACCAAGCGCCGCGGCAAGCGCAAGCCGTTACCGGCCGAACTACCGCGTGTCGAGGTCATCCACGAACTGCCCGAACACGAACTGACCTGCGAATGCGGTTGCCGCAAGCAGGCCATCGGCGAAGAAACCAGCGAGCAGCTGGAAATCATCCCGATGCAGGTTCAGGTGATCCGCCACATTCGCAAGACCTATGCCTGCAAGGCCTGCGAAAGCGCGCCGGTCACCGCTGACAAACCGGCCCAACTGATCGAGAAAAGGCTGGCCAGCCCGAGCGTGCTGGCGATGCTGCTGACCAGCAAATACGCCGACGGCATCCCACTGTATCGCTTCGAAAAGATGCTCAGTCGCCATGGCATCGACATCCCCCGGCAGACCCTGGCGCGCTGGGTGATCCAGTGCGGCGAACTGCTACAACCGTTGCTCAACCTGATGCGCGACAGGCTGCTGGACAGTCCGGTGATCCACTGCGATGAAACCCGCGTGCAGGTGCTCAAGGAGCCTGGGCGCGATCCGAGCAGCCACTCCTGGATGTGGGTGCAGACCGGTGGCCCGCCTGGCAAACCGGTGATCCTCTTCGACTACACAACCAGCCGCGCGCAGGAGGTGCCGCTGCGCCTGCTCGACGGTTATCGCGGCTACCTGATGACCGACGATTACGCCGGCTACAACGCCGTGGCCGCACAACAAGGTGTTGAGCGCCTGGCCTGCTGGGCGCATGCGCGGCGCAAGTTCGTCGAAGCGCAAAAGGTGCAACCGAAGGGCAAAACCGGGCGTGCCGACATCGCGTTGGGGATGATCAACAAGCTCTACGGCATCGAGCGCGAACTTAAGGATGCCAGCGATGAACAGCGCTACCGGGGCCGCCAGCAGCACAGCCTACCGCTCCTCGATCAGCTCAAGACCTGGCTGGAGAAAACCCAGCCGCAGGTCACGGCGCAGAATGCCCTGGGCAAAGCAGTGAACTACCTGGCGAGCAACTGGAGCCGACTCGAACGCTACATCGAGGCTGGCCACCTGCCGATCGATAACAACGCTGCCGAGCGCGCGATCCGGCCCTTCGTCATAGGTCGCAAGAACTGGCTGTTCAGCGACACGCCGAAAGGCGCGACCGCCAGCGCCCAACTCTACAGCCTGGTGGAAACCGCCAAGACCAATGGCCAGGAGCCCTACGCCTGGTTGCGCCATGTCCTCGAACGCCTGCCGCTGGCCAACAGCGTTGAAGCCTACGAAGCGCTGCTGCCTTGGAACTGCCAACCAACGACGCCACTGTAA
- the tnpB gene encoding IS66 family insertion sequence element accessory protein TnpB — protein MLSSNFFLEPAVMMRPDAKVEKVYLYPKPVDFRKSIDGLAALVELDIKVAVFVSAP, from the coding sequence ATGCTGAGTTCCAATTTCTTTCTGGAGCCAGCCGTCATGATGCGCCCCGACGCCAAAGTCGAAAAAGTCTATCTATACCCCAAGCCGGTGGATTTCCGAAAATCCATCGATGGCCTGGCCGCCCTGGTCGAGCTGGATATCAAGGTGGCGGTGTTCGTAAGCGCTCCATAA